The window TTAGGTTAGACAAGTCCTGACCAGCTCCACTGCCAGAGACCACTGCCacctgggagggaggaggctgggtgagggacacacacacacacacacacacacacacaaagattaaTATTATCAACAAATGAGAAAACTCACAAACCGTGTACATCTTTGTACTGTTATTGCGACTCACTGTCACCTTGTTTAATTCCTGTGTGAGACTCAAAACACTGTAGACATTTATGCTGCCATTATCCATTATGGCCACAACATGTCTTCCGTTGGGGCTGACCGTCACCGTGGTGATGGCGTCTTCATGCGAACCCATATGGAAAAGCAGCTTGCAAGAGTGAATGTTGATAAAACGCATAACGCCGTCCTGACTCAATACTCCTAGTgtctacaaagacaaaacaaaagtctGAGGGGGTAGAAAAGCAAAAAGAGATAAGCAGACAAATGATGTCCATGATgtgtaaacaaacaacattcCATTGGAGGAGCTGAGAGAGAAGTCCTGTAGTTTGAGTACCTGACTGGCTCCTCCGTCAAAACTGTCGGGCAGGAATTCAAGCTGTCGGACGGTTCGGACCCGTGTGGGCATCTGAATCACCCGGATCAGCTGTTTGCTGTCCAGACACCACAGGTGCAGCAGGTTGGAGCGACCCCCAGCAGCAAGGCTCTTACCATCACTGTCAACATGAGTCTGGTGTCAGTGTTTAATGAAGCTATTTAATTCCAAAACATGGTTAGCGGTTGTAATGCCAAAGACCCACCGAGTAACAGCAAAAGCCTTGTAAGAGATTTTGGGTCCGGTGTCGGGGACCGGGAGCTGGTATTTGCAGAGCAGAGTGTCGCTCTCCCAAGCAAAGATGGAGTCATCACTGAAACAGCTGAGAATGGTGTTACTGAGAGGTAGGAAAAACACCTGTAAAACAAACAGCATAGAGAGACCATGACAACAACGAAAAGAAAGAACTACATTTAGGGCATTCCATAAATGGAACAGACATTTGAATAGTTTGAGATTAacaaaaaatgatatatattttgCATGTTCACCCTCTGAATGCCAACAGACTGGCGGATGTtgagcttcctcttcctctggaagGTGTCCAGGTCCCAGAGCTGAGCCGTGTCTAGGGACGTGCTGATGGCGTAGCGACCTGAGCTGTGGACAGAGATGAACGAAACTGCTCCCTCGTGACCACGCATCCAACTGACCAGCTGCTTTGTGTCTGAAAGAAACAACCCGACAATACTAAGTCTCAttgaaaatgaaggaaaagTTCAGAGAAAATCAAGTACATCCCTGAAAAGTACTACTAAAGCATGAAGCAATGTATCGACAAGTCCACCCTACCTTTGTCAAAGCACTTGATGGTGTAGTCGGCCAGAGCCACGAGGAACTCTGTGGTCCGGCGAAGGCTGAACGCCAGAGCGGTGCAGGCCTGGCCAGTCTTCTGCACCAGACGAAACCTGCCATGAAACCAACGCAACGTTAACCATCTCGGCTCAAAATAGAAAGGAAGACACATTTACTGTTAAAATGCAATGATTGGCATTAATAGGAAATGTGGGCACATTAATGACCGAAGGTGGACCATAATATTCCTAAATTGTCGTAATTCCCACGTAGCCAAGTGTAAGGCAAACTGTATTAATATAATGCAAGTGGTAAACAAATCCTACATCACTATGCTGGTAATTTTGAGCAGTCAGTCACCTGTTTCTACTGATGTCAAATACATagatgttgccatggtgatctCCAGCCAGGAAGGAGTCTCCTGTGGTGTCAAAGGCTACATGGAGAAAACGTACCGTCTTGGCCTGATGAGCAGTGCGGACCACCGTCACTAGTACCCTAAGGAAgacatggttacaggtggagagggtaaagtcagggttacatgtggagagggtaaagtcatggttacaggtggagagggtaaagtaaagtcagggttacatgtggagagggtaaagacatggttacaggtggagtgggtaaagtaaagtcagggttacatgtggagagggtaaagtcatggttacaggtggagagggtaaagtaaagacatggttacacgtggagagggtaaagtcatggttacatgtggagtaggggaaagtaaagacatggttacatgtggagtagggtaaagtaaagacatggttacaggaggagagggtaaagtcatggttacaggtggagagggtaaaataaagtcatggttacaggtggagagggtaaaataaagtcatggttacaggtggagagggtaaaataaagtcatggttacaggtggagagggtaaagtcatggttacacgTGGAGTAGGggaaagtaaagtcatggttacacgtggagagggtaaagtaaagtcatggttacaggtggagagggtaaagtaaagacatggttacatgtggagtagggtaaagtaaagacatggttacacgtggagagggtaaagtcatggttacaggtggagagggtaaagtaaagtcatggttacatgtggagtagggtaaagtaaagtcatggttacatgtggagtagggtaaagtaaagtcatggttacatgtggagtagggtaaagtaaagtcatggttacaggtggagagggtaaagtaaagacatgattacacgtggagagggtaaagtcatggttacatgtggagtagggtaaagtaaagtcatggttacatgtggagtaggggaaagtaaagacatggttacaggaggagagggtaaagtcatggttacaggtggagtagggtaaagtaaagtcatggttacatgtggagtagggtaaagtaaagacatggttacacgtggagagggtaaagtcatggttacatgtggagtaggggaaagtaaagacatggttacaggaggagagggtaaagtcatggttacaggtggagagggtaaagtaaagacatggttacatgtggagtagggtaaagtaaagacatggttacacgtggagagggtaaagtcatggttacatgtggagtaggggaaagtaaagacatggttacaggaggagagggtaaagtcatggttacaggtggagagggtaaagtaaagacatggttacatgtggagagggtaaagtcatggttacatgtggagagggtaaagtaaagtcatggttacaggtggagagggtaaagtcatggttacatgtggagagggtaaagtaaagacatggttacacgtggagagggtaaagtaaagtcatggttacatgtggagtagggtaaagtaaagtcatggttacacgtggagagggtaaagtcatggttacatgtggagtagggtaaagtaaagacatggttacacgtggagagggtaaagtcatggttacatgtggagtaggggaaagtaaagacatggttacatgtggagtagggtaaagtaaagacatggttacaggaggagagggtaaagtcatggttacaggtggagagggtaaaataaagtcatggttacaggtggagagggtaaaataaagtcatggttacaggtggagagggtaaaataaagtcatggttacaggtggagagggtaaagtcatggttacatgtggagtaggggaaagtaaagtcatggttacacgtggagagggtaaagtaaagtcatggttacaggtggagagggtaaagtaaagacatggttacatgtggagtagggtaaagtaaagacatggttacacgtggagagggtaaagtcatggttacaggtggagagggtaaagtaaagtcatggttacatgtggagtagggtaaagtaaagtcatggttacatgtggagtagggtaaagtaaagtcatggttacatgtggagtagggtaaagtaaagtcatggttacaggtggagtagggtaaagtaaagtcatggttacatgtggagtagggtaaagtaaagacatggttacacgtggagagggtaaagtcatggttacatgtggagtaggggaaagtaaagacatggttacaggaggagagggtaaagtcatggttacaggtggagagggtaaagtaaagacatggttacatgtggagtagggtaaagtaaagacatggttacacgtggagagggtaaagtcatggttacatgtggagtaggggaaagtaaagacatggttacaggaggagagggtaaagtcatggttacaggtggagagggtaaagtaaagacatggttacatgtggagagggtaaagtcatggttacatgtggagagggtaaagtaaagtcatggttacaggtggagagggtaaagtcatggttacatgtggagagggtaaagtaaagacatggttacacgtggagagggtaaagtaaagtcatggttacatgtggagtagggtaaagtaaagtcatggttacacgtggagagggtaaagtcatggttacatgtggagtagggtaaagtaaagacatggttacacgtggagagggtaaagtcatggttacatgtggagtaggggaaagtaaagacatggttacatgtggagtagggtaaagtaaagacatggttacaggaggagagggtaaagtcatggttacaggtggagagggtaaaataaagtcatggttacaggtggagagggtaaaataaagtcatggttacaggtggagagggtaaaataaagtcatggttacaggtggagagggtaaagtcatggttacatgtggagtaggggaaagtaaagtcatggttacacgtggagagggtaaagtaaagtcatggttacaggtggagagggtaaagtaaagacatggttacatgtggagtagggtaaagtaaagacatggttacacgtggagagggtaaagtcatggttacaggtggagagggtaaagtaaagtcatggttacatgtggagtagggtaaagtaaagtcatggttacatgtggagtagggtaaagtaaagtcatggttacatgtggagtagggtaaagtaaagtcatggttacaggtggagtagggtaaagtaaagtcatggttacatgtggagagggtaaagtcatggttacaggtggagtagggtaaagtaaagtcatggttacatgtggagtagggtaaagtaaagtcatggttacatgtggagagggtaaagtcatggttacaggtggagtagggtaaagtaaagtcatggttacatgtggagtagggtaaagtaaagacatggttacacgtggagagggtaaagtcatggttacatgtggagtaggggaaagtaaagacatggttacaggaggagagggtaaagtcatggttacaggtggagagggtaaagtaaagacatggttacatgtggagtagggtaaagtaaagacatggttacacgtggagagggtaaagtcatggttacatgtggagtaggggaaagtaaagacatggttacaggaggagagggtaaagtcatggttacaggtggagagggtaaagtaaagacatggttacatgtggagagggtaaagtcatggttacatgtggagagggtaaagtaaagtcatggttacaggtggagagggtaaagtcatggttacatgtggagagggtaaagtaaagacatggttacacgtggagagggtaaagtaaagtcatggttacatgtggagtagggtaaagtaaagtcatggttacatgtggagtagggtaaagtaaagtcatggttacaggtggagagggtaaagtaaagtcatggttacaggtggagagggtaaagtaaagacatggttacaggaggagagggtaaagtaaagacatggttacaggtggagaagggtaaagtaaagtcatggttacaggtggagaagggtaaagtaaagtcatggttacatgtggagagggtaaagtcatggttacatgtggagagggtaaagtaaagacatggttacacgtggagagggtaaagtaaagtcatggttacatgtggagtagggtaaagtaaagtcatggttacaggtggagagggtaaagtaaagtcatggttacaggtggagagggtaaagtaaagacatggttacaggaggagagggtaaagtaaagacatggttacacgtggagagggtaaagtaaagtcatggttacatgtggagtagggtaaagtaaagtcatggttacatgtggagagggtaaagtcatggttacatgtggagtagggtaaagtaaagtcatggttacatgtggagtagggtaaagtaaagacatggttacaggtggagagggtaaagtaaagtcatggttacaggtggagaagggtaaagtaaagtcatggttacaggtggagaagggtaaagtaaagtcatggttacacgtggagagggtaaagtaaagacatggttacacgtggagagggtaaagtcatggttacatgtggagagggtaaagtaaagtcatggttacaggtggagagggtaaagtcatggttacatgtggagagggtaaagtaaagacatggttacacgtggagagggtaaagtaaagtcatggttacatgtggagtagggtaaagtaaagtcatggttacatgtggagtagggtaaagtaaagtcatggttacaggtggagagggtaaagtaaagtcatggttacaggaggagagggtaaagtaaagacatggttacaggtggagagggtaaagtaaagtcatggttacaggtggagaagggtaaagtaaagtcatggttacaggtggagaagggtaaagtaaagtcatggttacacgtggagagggtaaagtaaagacatggttacacgtggagagggtaaagtcatggttacatgtggagagggtaaagtaaagtcatggttacaggtggagagggtaaagtcatggttacatgtggagagggtaaagtaaagacatggttacacgtggagagggtaaagtaaagtcatggttacatgtggagtagggtaaagtaaagtcatggttacatgtggagtagggtaaagtaaagtcatggttacaggtggagagggtaaagtaaagtcatggttacaggaggagagggtaaagtaaagacatggttacacgtggagagggtaaagtaaagtcatggttacatgtggagtagggtaaagtaaagtcatggttacatgtggagagggtaaagtcatggttacatgtggagtagggtaaagtaaagtcatggttacatgtggagtgggtaaagtaaagacatggttacaggtggagagggtaaagtaaagtcatggttacaggtggagagggtaaagtaaagacatggttacaggtggagagggtaaagtaaagtcatggttacaggtggagagggtaaagtaaagtcatggttacaggtggagaagggtaaagtaaagtcatggttacacgtggagagggtaaagtaaagacatggttacacgtggagagggtaaaataaaacaagaagcaACAGCTTTCCGTTGATCCACTAAGAATGAGCAATGTCACGTTACAGTATATGAAATGATAGGCCGAATGCAACAGGCGTCAATGAACCGATCGATGAGGGCGATAAGTTTatgtcattaaaacattttaacacaTAAATCCAGATTATGGTTTCACTCCCCGCAtcatcaaatgcaaataaataaagtcaagTATTAGTTGTTTAAGACCTACCCCTTGCCTAGTGTTGGTTTTCGATGCCAGACTTTCCCCTCTTCTTTGTTTCCGATGTCCGTCACTTCCATTTTAAAGAGGTATCTAGAAACAGAGAGGGTACATTTAGTGAGCAACGTCCTTATGATTCTTGCTGAGGTTAATGTTGGTGCCCCAATAACATACCTAGCTAGCGGGCTAAAACGAGTCGGCTAATCTATTCAAAGGCGGCACAAACAGCGCGAAATTTGAAAGCGCTTCATTGAGTAACGTTCTGTTTAATTTCAGGTTAAATCCAGAGAAGCTCTGCGCCATTAATTGTTACCTACAGCTCAACAGTTCCGCTCCTTTCAAAGCCTCTCAGACTTTACGCCAACATCTTTAATCCTACTTGAGTTTTAGGCAATTTTTCCttgttttaagtttttttgtcgctcaaaatgtacgTAACGCTAAACAAaggagtgcatgctgggagttgTAGTTGAAACTATTTTGACTAGATTATAAAATCCTGACGCAAAAACTGCACTGAATAATGTTGAATCTAAAGGTGACcctattttatttgtaatttcatgtgtgtgtacattatatgattcttttattttattaattatacCCTCCGTTTTAAGTTGTTTAAATCAAGTGtgcttatatatttttttaataaataataaataaataataaaaattgaATAAAGTCTAGATCTAAATACAAGTCTgtcatttgtgtatgtgtgtgtttttctgtcagtTGGCAAAACCCCTAAACACTGAGAtgattttcttcatcttttagtTTAAAATTAAAGGTACTCAAATGTTCTGCTAGATTTTATTCAATAATGCCTTTTTACAAAAGCAAGTGAGAACAcgaggtttcatgtagaagcaGAGTGGGACTATGTTACTATACACTTACTGTAGATGTGACATCATACTAAGTTTCATTAAAATGGATAACTAACATGAGCATAGTTTCTCACGACATACCACACTTCATCTGTATTCATCCCATCTCTGCGTCATCGGCCCGATCACTTTCCACAGGTGCTGCTGGTAACAACAGGAGACATGGCGCATCTGGAACGCCTGTTTCCATTGCTGAACGCGCACAGATTGGTGGGAGCTTTTGCAAATTTGTCAAGAGGTAACGATGCAGAACAAAAATGTGTGTGACTGAGATAATAACAAtacatccgttttttttttttacatttttccttcAGACTAAGAGCATTATATAAACCAgtaattaatttaaataaataatgataatgactagataatattcatatatataatatagatagAATTAGCTTTCAAACCCGCAACttttagaaataaagaaaattacTATTATAAACTGTACAATAGTATTTGATGAGAAtgggatgaaataaaaacaaacaattactCTCCAGTTGTTCTCCAACATTTGCTACTCAAATATAGGGGTACTTTTACATCACTTGAACCGAAACATATTTTCGTATTTATGTCAATATGCTTGgatttttttagtgtttttttatattgtttaacataaaaaataaatcctaaGTCCTCCAGTCCTTTCCCCAGAACGTATTTATTTCTGTAGAATTTCGTGTCCATGTTAGTTTACAACAGTTCCGTGGTTGCTTCTGAGTTTAATGGTAGTCGTATGAGTGGTTTTACATTGAAAGGTTGAAGCGGATGTCTCTGCCTTCACCACAGTAGCTTTATGAGCTAGCTGACTATGATTAGCCACGTCATGTAAAGTTAGCAGGGGAGCACTTCTGATAACAGAAAGAAAGCAGCGAGGCGTGTGTTGGTGATATTAGCTCATTTTTAAACTTTGTATTTCACGTTAATAACTCGTTCGTGATCATATGGAAAGATGTCAGATATTGGGGACTGGTTCAGAAGCATCCCTTTCATCACCCGGTCCTGGTTTGCTGCTTCGCTTGCAGTTCCTTTAATTGGAAAACTGGGATTGATTGATTTCAGGAACCTCATGCTATTTCCAGAGCTGGTCTTAAGCAGATTTCAAGTAAGTTCGTCTCGTCTCTCGCCGACTGAGTGGATTCGGGGAGCTGTTAATTGTTGTGGCCGGTGTGTTTTGAATGTGGTCGGGTTAGCTAGCAAGTGGCTAGCAAGGCTAGCCTAGCAGTAggcctgtgtgttgtgtgtcagccaatcagagggcgaGACGCAGAAGGTTATGACTTCCGGATGCTGTCAAAATGCTCCTTTATTTAGCAACACCGAGCTAAGGGGCAAATATACCAACAGCGAATGAAAAAAGCCTTCATGAGATCAGAGAAAATCGGGAAAGTACCTTTGAGCCCTGAAAGCAGCGTTTTAACGGGTCAAAGATCGCACGTTTATATAATTAAGTGGggaaaaagtggaaaaagtaaCGTTATAAGGACTGCGCTTCAGTACACGTTTTGGcatactttttcattttaaaaggaatGAGATTTTACTTCAAAAACTgctaaatgtagtatttataaTTACTCGTTCCTTGGaagaaaaatattttggatCAAACCACTTAGTTTTTGTCAAAACGAGAATTTGTTACTTCTACATTAAGACATGGGAATAATCCATTTAATCTCACATAAAATGTTAAACTCTCATGATCCACCTGAGAGCATAATAGCAGCATTACTGCTTATTTCATTGATAtatcataaatatattttccaaatGGTGTATACATGCACATCAGAAATAACCTTGTGTGGCATTACActgtgcagaggaccaccaacTGCTTAGAAGTTAATATTTACAATCTACATGAGCCTTCATGTGTGTTACAAGTTCAGCCTTTAAAGGTCTGTATCTTTGCACCTACACAGCCATGTTGATGTATTTCTATTAGACcaatgtcttttttgtttgtttcagttaTGGAGACCAGTGACCGCCACCTTGTACTTCCCAATAACCCCCAATACTGGGTTTCTGTTTCTGGTCAACCTGTATTTCCTCTACCACTACTCTACTCGGTTAGAGAcgggtgagacacacacacacacacacacacacacacacacacacacacacacacacacacagtgttgtgcAAAACCTTTTCTCTGTATTCTTTTCCAGGGGCGTTTGATGGCCGACCTGCAGACTACATCTTCATGCTCTTCTTCAACTGGATCTGCATTGTTGTATCCTTTTGTCCGGcattccaaaaaacaaaaccatttgTTTGAATGGTACGTTCTACCTTTCATATCCAAGTAATCCACCACTGATCTTTGGGATCTTtgcctggacccccccccccccccccccccctcttctggATTTCTCTGCAGCACTGTGCCATGTCGGGTGGCTCTGTGCCAGTGTCACTCTACCTCTGCAGAGCAGAGAAACGTAATCTAGGTCATCTAGGCAGCACATATTTCTTAACTCTTTTCAGGAGTTCTGCTTTGATTGTCACCTTGTCCGGCTTTTCACTGACATCTTTTGTTCATGAGACAAATTTGGCTTTTTGCTAGTACAGGATAATTGTGGGAATGGGTAAAGTAGGTTGGGCCTACTCAAAGGGAAGTGGCAGGTGACAGTCAGGCAGTGTGGGGTTTGTGCTGGCATCCCTCCAGTGACCAGCTGCTCTAATCTTAATGCTCTGGCTGTGGTTGTTGTCCTTGACTCCGGCTATAGATAACTGGGATGCTGATGAACATGCGGGTAAGAATCCcactctatttatttatatctcaaCACATCAAAAAAACTAGCCATGGTATTAAAGGACGATTCTTTGCATCGACACCAACCTTCAGTTAATTGATCAATAATGTTGcgtaaataataatatttttaataattcacCAGGTTAGAGGTGGACACCCCATCAAAAACTTCATGCCTACTTTTTATACCCTCCATATAGGCGAGTGCATAGCAACAGCAATCAAACCACTGTAAATAGGCTGAGTAATGAGGGGTCCCAAACTCTTGCACTGCTATAAGGCCATTCGCTAAGCTATAGTGGCATGTCTGCTTaaggttaccatggtaactcaCCACTGCTGTCATATATAGAAATCATTTACTTGACTTAAATTGAGAACGaaaatgccattttttaaatgttaataaaatgatACATTGTCTAAGTTgtatgttgatgttgtttgtgtCGATAGCTGCTGATGATCCCACTGATCATGTCGGTGCTCTATGTCTGGGCTCAGTTCAACAAAGAAACCGTGGTGTCCTTCTGGTTTGGGACTCGGTTCAAGGTACCACGTTGTATCCTCAGCACTCGCTACGCCACAGACCCGTTTGACCTTATAAAACGTGCCCCACGTTTCACTGTAATATCAAAGCACATTACACAGCATGTTTGTAATGTTCAACATGTGACATTCATTCAACATATTCTTAGCTAGCTGAACGTAAGCCCGGTTCTAAAGTTCATATTGATGATATTCCACATCCATCTGTCCTAGGCACATTATCTACCTTGGGTCATTCTGATTTTCAACTTCATAATCGGAGGCTCGTAAGTAACTACTTACTTTTCAGTTGGTTTGTTCAAAAATGGTGCCGTTTCATGTCAATACATAGAATGTGTACATGTCACACCAGCCTGGTGTTtatcttgttttctttgctgttgttgtgcagGTTTGTGAATGAACTAACGGGGAACCTGGTGGGTCACCTCTACTTCTTCCTCATGTTCAAGTACCCCATGGACCTGGGAGGACGCGCCTTCCTCTCCACACCAGAGTTCTTGtaagtttactttttttttaattcccaaATGGGTTTTAAAAGGAGTTTAGGCCTTTTCTTTGGTCATTGTTGTGGAGGACGTGCAGCAGGAAGCTTAAAGGAAGCGAGACTACGCAAGATTAGAATGAAGAATTAACATTGTCCCTCAACCGAAACGATTATGTTGATTTCATAATATAATGCTTAGCTTTTGCCGCTTAACATCCACAAAAGATTTCAGTGTCTTTCTCTTtgatatttattctttttttgcagcacTTGTGTAAGTTTGTTGCCGTTACCAGGACAGGGTTCAAACATGTCTAGTCTCTATTCCTTTACCTACTTGTTTGGAAGGAaacttttttgtaaatgttcatGAGATCTTGCAAAGCTTCTGTAACTtcatcaaataaacaaacagtaaTTTGCATTCACTTTTGGTACCTTTCTCCAGGTATCGGTTCTTCCCCAGCAGGAGGGGAGGAGTGTCGGGCTTTGGAGTCGCCCCCAGCAGACCGGCTGCCCAGGAgcaggggggaggcgggggagccGTAAGAGGACGTCACAACTGGGGCCAAGGCTTCCGCCT is drawn from Pungitius pungitius chromosome 11, fPunPun2.1, whole genome shotgun sequence and contains these coding sequences:
- the derl1 gene encoding derlin-1, whose translation is MSDIGDWFRSIPFITRSWFAASLAVPLIGKLGLIDFRNLMLFPELVLSRFQLWRPVTATLYFPITPNTGFLFLVNLYFLYHYSTRLETGAFDGRPADYIFMLFFNWICIVITGMLMNMRLLMIPLIMSVLYVWAQFNKETVVSFWFGTRFKAHYLPWVILIFNFIIGGSFVNELTGNLVGHLYFFLMFKYPMDLGGRAFLSTPEFLYRFFPSRRGGVSGFGVAPSRPAAQEQGGGGGAVRGRHNWGQGFRLGGMGME